From the Butyrivibrio fibrisolvens genome, the window AATACCTCAATATTAGCCCTTTTCAACTTGATAATGCCAATCCTTCATTTTGCTAACATTTATCATATATCTGAAGGACTATACATTTTCTTTGCTATATGTGTGCCAATCATTCCATTTATAATACTACTTACAGTAAGACCATCTTCGATGTCAAAAGATACAAAGCAGATTTTTACAGCCGGAAGCATTATAATTCTCCTTACATCCATCGTTGATATGTTAAGACATTTCATACTCACTTTCATTAGTGTTTCCAATACATACGATTTAGGTTCTCTTCTTCCTTATGGAACCTTCTTCTTTATGGTTACACTGATCGTCGGATATAATATACAAATTTATAAATCAGTAGCTGTTGAATTTGAGAAAAGAACATTTGAAAAGCTTGCCTATACCGATTCCCTGACAAAGCTTGGTAACAGAGCAAAAGCCGACAAAGATATCGTCGGTTATGAAAAGAGCAAAGAGGAATACGCAATAATATCGCTTGATCTTAATGGTTTAAAACAAGTTAATGATTCCTTGGGACATGATCTTGGCGACAAACTACTTATCACGTTTGCAGAGATTCTGACCGAAGTCTTCGGATCATTTTGTCAGATATACCGTTTTGGCGGTGATGAATTTATGGTCCTTTTAAATGATGCAGATTTTGATAAGGTGTCTTATTGCATAACCAACATGATATCTCTTGAAGAGAAAAAATCTAACGAGTTACCTTTCAAGATCGATACTTCCTTCGGTATTGCCAGAAGCAGTGAAATACCTGATAATGATACCTTTTCTGTCTACAAGCTAGCCGATAGCAGAATGTACGAAATGAAACTTGCAAACAGTAAGTTCAGGCATTAGAGATTGACTCAATAAGTCGAAACGTCATTTGTCTTTTAGTTAGTGCGTTTAAAGTCCTTTTAAATAGTTTTGTTATCTTATTTTTGACTTGTGCAGTCTATACCCAAATTGTCCACATAATAAACTTCTGGACAATTTGGGTATATTTATTTCTATTTCATCAAAGCCGCATAAATACTGCATTCTAATTTAACTTATGGACATTTTGGGTGTCTAACATACGGACATTTAGGGTGCGTTAGTATTTTATTATGGACAATTAGGGTACATAAACAGTTGTATAAGAAGTGCACATTATAACTTATGGACAAAATGGGTG encodes:
- a CDS encoding GGDEF domain-containing protein, giving the protein MNEKPSRILSNTKIYLLFIITTVLLILAAVFIDNLNYRLFSGDALNYTSGWTISVDHDVSDITDLNDYYFECKAYKTIISIKNTIPKGISKFSTISLPIYLSAIDVYISNKLVYSYGADLYNKKQLVGSGLHFITLPTDCSGENINIVIRPSQDDAFSRLNNIQIIDTKDVYSLYIKQQTGRFFVSVFLFTFGLILIVVGTCITIYFKNLSTIIFIGLLSVSVGLWTLTSSFTNQVLQPNLLVNTFIEYFSLYLAPLCFLLYQKTFYSFINKPMRIYYIINTSILALFNLIMPILHFANIYHISEGLYIFFAICVPIIPFIILLTVRPSSMSKDTKQIFTAGSIIILLTSIVDMLRHFILTFISVSNTYDLGSLLPYGTFFFMVTLIVGYNIQIYKSVAVEFEKRTFEKLAYTDSLTKLGNRAKADKDIVGYEKSKEEYAIISLDLNGLKQVNDSLGHDLGDKLLITFAEILTEVFGSFCQIYRFGGDEFMVLLNDADFDKVSYCITNMISLEEKKSNELPFKIDTSFGIARSSEIPDNDTFSVYKLADSRMYEMKLANSKFRH